The Kineothrix sp. IPX-CK genomic interval CCTCAAATGGCAGTTAATAGAGTACCAGTTTTAAAAAGATGCAGAGCGCTCGGACTTGAGCCAGCTTATTTAGGATATGACAAGAAATCGAACAGAGCCGTAAGAGCAGGCAAGAAGATGAGTGAGTACGGTCTTCAGTTGAGAGAAAAGCAGAAAGCAAAATTTATCTATGGCGTTCTTGAGAAACCCTTTAGAAATTACTATGAAAAAGCGGACAGAATGATGAAGGGTCTGACTGGTGAAAACCTTATGGTCATTCTCGAGAGCAGACTCGATAACGTAGTATTCAGAATGGGCCTCGCAAGAACAAGAAGAGAAGCGAGACAGGTCGTAGACCACAAACATTTCCTCGTAAACGGCAAACCCGTAAATATTCCTTCTTATTTAGTAAAAGCCGGAGATGTAATTGAAGTAAGAGAAAAATCCAAATCCTTGCAGAGATATAAAGATATCCTCGAAGTTACGGCGGGAAGACTTACTCCTGAATGGATGGATGTAGATCAGGAAGCTATGAAGGGAACCATCAAGCAGCTCCCCGCAAGAGAGATGATCGATGTTCCGGTTGATGAAATGCTTATAGTCGAATTATATTCTAAGTAAAATAAGATTTCATTATGATAAAAAAGTTAGGCAGATGAGGAGAATCCTTCTTATCTGCTTAAACGACTTAGATATAATTGTTCGTAAAGGAGGGTATTTGCAGTGTTTGATTTTGAGAGACCCAATATTGAGGTTGCAGAAATCTCTGAAGATAAAAAGTATGGTAAATTCGTAGTTGAGCCTTTGGAAAGAGGTTACGGTATTACGCTTGGCAATTCTTTAAGAAGGATCATGCTTTCTTCTTTACCCGGTACTGCAGTAAGTCAGGTAAAGATTGAGGGCGTTTTGCACGAATTCAGCTCCATTCCCGGTGTCAAGGAAGATGTTACCGAAATTATTATGAATATTAAAAGTCTCGCTATTAGAAATAACAGCGATACAAACGAGCCTAAGACGGCATATATTGAATATGACGGCGAAGGTGTAGTTAAGGCTTCCGATATTCAGGTGGATCAGGATATTGAAATCTTAAATCCCGATTTGGTAATCGCTACTTTAAGCGGAAAAGATACGAAGCTGTATATGGAACTTACCATTACTAAAGGCAGGGGTTACGTAGGCGCCGATAAGAATAAGGTAGAGGATCTGCCTATCGGTGTGATTGCGATCGATTCTATTTACACACCCGTTGAAAGAGTAAATGTAACGATTGAGAACACTCGTGTAGGTCAGATTACGGATTATGACAAGCTGACCCTCGACGTGTATACGAACGGAACTTTGGTTCCCGACGAAGCAGTTAGTTTGGCTGCGAAAGTACTCAGCGAACATTTGAGTCTTTTCATCGATTTGTCCGAGAATGCCAAGACCGCAGAGGTTATGGTAGAGAAGGAAGACGACGAAAAAGAAAAAGTATTGGAAATGAGCATTGATGAGCTCGAACTGTCAGTTCGTTCTTACAATTGCTTAAAGAGAGCCGGTATCAATACGGTTGAAGAATTGACCAATAAGACATCCGAGGATATGATGAAGGTTCGTAACTTAGGACGCAAATCCCTGGAAGAGGTTTTGGCTAAATTAAAAGAACTCGGATTACAGCTTAATCCCAGTGATGAGTAAATTCGTGAAAACGCATGTGTAGTAAGTCCAAAGCGCGTATGTGTGCGGGCTCATGATATGGAGTCGGCATTCGGTAAATAAGTCCAAAGTGCATGGCCGGATGTTCCATAGGGAATTATCCCGATTAAGAGAAAGGAGCCGTAAAAATGGCAAAATACAGAAAGCTTGGCAGAACATCTGACCAGAGAAAAGCATTACTTAGAAATCAGGTAACTAATTTATTGTATAATGGAAAAATTATTACCACACAGGCAAAGGCGAAAGAAGTTCAGAAAATTGCTGAAGGACTCATCGCACTTGCTGCAAAAGAAAAAGATAACTTCGAGACCGTAAAGGTTACTGCAAAGGTTGCACGTAAGGATAAAGACGGCAAGAGAGTAAAGCAGATCGTTGATAAGGATACGAAGAAGGTTCTTTCCGAGACGCACCGTGACAAAGACGGCAAAATCTTAAGAATCGAAAACGGCGTTACTGTAACGGTTTACGACGAAGTAGAAAAAGAAATCAAGAAAGATCTTGCTTCCAGACTTCATGCAAGAAGACAGATGTTAAAGGTATTATATCCGGTAACGGAGGTTCCTTCAACTGCAGCAGGAAAAAAGAAAGCAACGAAGGAAGTTGACTTAGTGGCAAAGCTTTTCGACGAATACGGACCGAAATATGCAACCCGTAAGGGCGGTTATACAAGAATTATTAAAATCGGACAGCGTAAAGGTGATGCTGCGATGGAAGTTGTTCTTGAGTTGGTATAGTTTCATAGAACACAAAGAGTAAAGTATAATAATCGGTGATATAAGTTTTTTCTTATATCACTGATTTTGCATATTGAGGGATCGAAGAATGAAAATATCTAGAAAAAAAGAATTGTGCATTGCAGGATTATTTTTTACTGCGTTAGTTTT includes:
- a CDS encoding DNA-directed RNA polymerase subunit alpha, yielding MFDFERPNIEVAEISEDKKYGKFVVEPLERGYGITLGNSLRRIMLSSLPGTAVSQVKIEGVLHEFSSIPGVKEDVTEIIMNIKSLAIRNNSDTNEPKTAYIEYDGEGVVKASDIQVDQDIEILNPDLVIATLSGKDTKLYMELTITKGRGYVGADKNKVEDLPIGVIAIDSIYTPVERVNVTIENTRVGQITDYDKLTLDVYTNGTLVPDEAVSLAAKVLSEHLSLFIDLSENAKTAEVMVEKEDDEKEKVLEMSIDELELSVRSYNCLKRAGINTVEELTNKTSEDMMKVRNLGRKSLEEVLAKLKELGLQLNPSDE
- the rpsD gene encoding 30S ribosomal protein S4 is translated as MAVNRVPVLKRCRALGLEPAYLGYDKKSNRAVRAGKKMSEYGLQLREKQKAKFIYGVLEKPFRNYYEKADRMMKGLTGENLMVILESRLDNVVFRMGLARTRREARQVVDHKHFLVNGKPVNIPSYLVKAGDVIEVREKSKSLQRYKDILEVTAGRLTPEWMDVDQEAMKGTIKQLPAREMIDVPVDEMLIVELYSK
- a CDS encoding bL17 family ribosomal protein is translated as MAKYRKLGRTSDQRKALLRNQVTNLLYNGKIITTQAKAKEVQKIAEGLIALAAKEKDNFETVKVTAKVARKDKDGKRVKQIVDKDTKKVLSETHRDKDGKILRIENGVTVTVYDEVEKEIKKDLASRLHARRQMLKVLYPVTEVPSTAAGKKKATKEVDLVAKLFDEYGPKYATRKGGYTRIIKIGQRKGDAAMEVVLELV